In Erigeron canadensis isolate Cc75 chromosome 6, C_canadensis_v1, whole genome shotgun sequence, the following are encoded in one genomic region:
- the LOC122604658 gene encoding protein HYPER-SENSITIVITY-RELATED 4-like — translation MSLRSSIKSKIPTATKIISVVASVAATAVAVRKIARDHLPQEFQDYMYLRFCKFAQGFSTTFTMVIYKSNSSYDNEIYNAAELYIAAKMSEEIHRVKVIKNRRQKYIVVTMDINEEFTDVYNGVKFHWSKLAKNMPQLTFHRDHKDMVVHEYLPFIMKDAEMRKLQQKNIKLMTAHTQSSKWAWMAVNLDHPATFETLAMDSDTKEMVMKDLDRFV, via the exons atgtCTTTACGTTCATCAATTAAATCCAAAATCCCGACAGCCACAAAAATCATCTCCGTGGTAGCATCGGTTGCAGCCACTGCAGTGGCGGTTCGCAAAATAGCCCGTGATCACTTGCCCCAGGAATTCCAAGACTATATGTATCTTCGTTTTTGTAAATTTGCCCAAGGATTTTCTACAACCTTCACTATGGTCATCTACAAATCCAATTCGTCTTATGACAACGAAATCTACAACGCAGCGGAACTCTATATTGCTGCTAAGATGTCTGAAGAGATCCATCGTGTAAAAGTCATCAAAAACCGTAGACAGAAATACATCGTGGTTACGATGGACATCAACGAGGAGTTCACTGATGTTTACAACGGAGTCAAATTCCATTGGTCTAAACTAGCTAAGAACATGCCAC AGCTCACGTTTCATCGTGACCACAAAGATATGGTGGTTCACGAATACTTGCCGTTTATTATGAAAGACGCAGAGATGAGGAAGCTACAACAGAAGAACATCAAGTTGATGACGGCCCATACTCAAAGTTCAAAGTGGGCATGGATGGCCGTGAATCTAGACCATCCGGCGACATTTGAGACTCTGGCTATGGATTCCGATACGAAAGAGATGGTGATGAAGGATTTGGATAGGTTTGTGTAG
- the LOC122604659 gene encoding heavy metal-associated isoprenylated plant protein 43-like, translated as MVQRTVLKVQLSGEKSKKKILRSVSGLKGVDKVELDVSKGTLTVTGDADPYEIILQTKKAGKFVEVITIGPPPAPPKKPEEKKPEEKKPVEKKPAEKKPEVKKPEEKVHIHPYDTHKPYDCVICQQMTMAPMNQWEERDSTCTIM; from the exons ATGGTGCAAAGGACGGTTTTGAAGGTGCAACTATCTGGCGAAAAAAGCAAGAAGAAGATCCTCAGATCAGTGTCCGGACTCAAAG GCGTTGATAAAGTTGAACTCGATGTATCTAAAGGAACGTTAACAGTAACCGGAGATGCAGATCCTTATGAGAtaatattacaaacaaagaagGCTGGGAAATTTGTCGAAGTTATAACAATCGGACCTCCACCTGCTCCTCCAAAGAAGCCAGAGGAAAAGAAGCCCGAAGAGAAGAAGCCAGTAGAGAAAAAACCCGCAGAAAAGAAACCTGAAGTAAAGAAACCCGAAGAGAAAGTACATATTCATCCTTATGATACCCACAAGCCATATGATTGCGTTATTTGTCAACAAATGACTATGGCTCCTATGAATCAGTGGGAGGAGCGTGATTCTACTTGTACCATTATGTAA
- the LOC122604660 gene encoding heavy metal-associated isoprenylated plant protein 2-like yields the protein MVQKTVLKVKLSCQKCKKRILTSITGLQGIDKIEIDPAKETLTVTGDADPYCVIIQARKIIKCIEVVTIGPPPSVKNPEEKKPDTKKPSEDKKPDIVFVPSCIPMPKTCVACPQVAVVHMKEDPCYTACSIM from the exons ATGGTGCAAAAGACGGTACTAAAAGTGAAATTGTCATGCCAGAAATGCAAGAAGAGGATTCTTACATCCATTACTGGTCTTCAAG GCATAGATAAGATTGAAATTGATCCAGCGAAAGAAACATTAACAGTAACAGGAGATGCAGATCCTTACTGTGTTATTATACAAGCAAGAAAAATCATAAAATGCATCGAAGTCGTGACAATTGGTCCTCCTCCGTCCGTAAAGAATCCGGAAGAAAAGAAACCTGATACCAAGAAACCATCAGAAGATAAGAAACCCGACATAGTTTTTGTTCCGTCCTGTATCCCCATGCCAAAGACTTGTGTTGCTTGTCCACAAGTGGCTGTGGTTCATATGAAGGAGGACCCGTGTTATACTGCTTGTTCTATTAtgtga
- the LOC122604657 gene encoding AAA-ATPase At3g50940-like yields the protein MANYLHFDIYDLELTDVQSNSDLRRLLMATANRSILVVEDIDCSVKLKNRLAVKSDAKDKDKQKIINTEDEKKITLSGFLNFIDGLWSSCGDERIIVFTTNHKDKLDPALIRPGRMDVHIHMSYCTPCGFRLLVSNYLGITQHKLFKEIEDLLLKINVTPAEIAEQLLKHDDPDIVLDGLIKFFDVKRKAKQEEAEAMAGRRSRKKKS from the exons ATGGCAAATTACTTGCATTTTGACATATATGACTTGGAGTTGACTGATGTTCAGTCTAACTCGGATCTGCGAAGGTTGTTGATGGCCACGGCTAATCGCTCGATTTTGGTAGTGGAGGACATAGATTGCTCGGTGAAGTTGAAGAATCGGTTGGCAGTAAAGTCTGATGCAAAAGACAAAGACAAGCAAAAGATTATAAACACAGAGGacgaaaaaaaaa TAACTTTGTCGGGCTTTCTCAATTTCATTGATGGGTTATGGTCAAGTTGTGGTGACGAAAGAATCATCGTATTCACGACGAATCATAAGGACAAACTCGACCCTGCACTTATACGTCCTGGTCGTATGGATGTTCACATCCATATGTCTTATTGTACCCCTTGTGGATTCCGTCTTTTGGTCTCCAACTATCTTGGTATCACCCAACACAAATTATTTAAAGAAATCGAGGATTTGCTGCTCAAGATTAATGTTACCCCGGCTGAAATAGCAGAGCAACTACTAAAGCACGATGACCCGGATATTGTTTTGGATGGACTTATCAAGTTTTTTGATGTGAAAAGGAAGGCAAAGCAGGAAGAGGCAGAGGCCATGGCAGGCCGAAGATCAAGGAAAAAGAAGAGTTGA